The following proteins come from a genomic window of Bactrocera tryoni isolate S06 chromosome 1, CSIRO_BtryS06_freeze2, whole genome shotgun sequence:
- the LOC120767069 gene encoding nuclear pore complex protein DDB_G0274915 encodes MLARAPTIDTRPASAAPTVDLIAGNEFLKLLFERDESQRELHSGEHDDANERVVRGLQARSDSSSSSGRGAAGERRVTRADHYQSTGDATTQSSDLGNRGAAARSLGYKSRNVQNEATATTTAKTTRASEEGKQVVKLVTSGSKIVFLEEYDDNDAIVDAVARDIDLKKEITQTHSKQTSKPTATEQVHMHVEANPSDEVKVVAVSVSSSSKRGGQSRTTTNNQYHIADTDMSKQSNIFTETRASMPHTDNMRQPHKQTPHDNSADKNQSADNMSAMTATATTTAPTAPITASAATSTMDDFVNRSHKSEFSIEEAEPLTMSPQKLRGAPHAARANSPRSLHTPHAVSGRAVKMAANLDVVDSENSASTNIQNVLAAPLTQSASTRTATVNAPAAYQSGANKRNGTSAPINHSLANTARSHINTQISGADDMSVAVMRDTSAAVAHVDAANADMDEKLLPFQTVIYHNTKEGHGPQSRSISYSSLSQNVEDLHAWRHSGILAEAQRNVSESLKPLQRAQLAHNSEPAKFYSVPSKMYSEPSKFYSEPAKVYSEPSKVYGEPEKFYSEPAKVYGQPSKFYSEPAKVYSQPAKVYGEPAKTYWSPSAAGAAVTASPSTSSSTSSTTTTSTTTTRPGRYMPSRRPAIVSRIAFGEAQTSTTAPPQLSDEHPPVTISSISTNQHQQQHHTHHTRFHSHAHSHSHSHGAHSSHSAHDSHSPVHVLAHTQANSQSNADTAAQPAQSQSLSQSHAAQSQPRRVLFNLDKLPYDLLNAPQSPQHLLDPDFSHSPPAAVTYSSPRQRQCLESAFSASLSQSALQQQQQQQRQYSSLSDQHSNQNAKGLPNRDLVKCVSKYNQPLAPSTATTERSYNGDDDNNDNDDSSGGLYTPTPEQNYEIEESVSVMTNGRAHGIQGNAAVTTTARPSFALRTTKFPSRGAIHHQQQQHQQQHHYHGNANTNANIDNNYDDNVAQVGGLDGGSDDDGIAGDGSKTGEGGDDDDAKVAYVVEGRNYRKYRVEEKTDDGFIVGEYGVVDHNDGNLRGVRYTADSTINRSLIQKALLTFLKLK; translated from the exons ATGTTGGCTCGAGCACCGACGATCGACACGCGGCCCGCCAGCGCAGCACCAACAGTCGATCTTATAGCGGGCAATGAGTTTCTCAAGTTGCTTTTCGAACGTGATGAATCGCAGCGCGAACTGCACAGCGGTGAGCACGACGATGCCAACGAACGAGTGGTGCGCGGACTGCAGGCACGTagcgacagcagcagcagcagcggcagagGGGCTGCTGGCGAAAGGCGAGTGACGCGCGCCGATCATTACCAATCGACAGGCGATGCCACCACGCAGTCAAGTGATTTGGGTAATAGAGGCGCGGCGGCGCGTAGTCTTGGTTATAAGAGTCGTAATGTGCAGAACGAAGCGACAGCGACGACGACGGCGAAGACAACGCGAGCGAGCGAGGAGGGCAAACAAGTGGTAAAGTTGGTGACATCAGGCAGTAAAATTGTGTTCCTCGAAGAATACGACGACAATGACGCCATTGTGGATGCAGTGGCGCGTGACATTGatctaaaaaaagaaataacacaaacacacagtAAACAGACATCAAAGCCAACAGCGACGGAACAAGTGCACATGCATGTTGAAGCAAATCCTAGCGACGAAGTCAAGGTAGTGGCGGTGAGCGTGTCATCATCGAGCAAACGTGGTGGCCAAAgtcgcacaacaacaaacaatcaaTATCACATAGCTGACACAGATATGTCAAAACAGAGCAATATATTCACCGAGACACGTGCGTCAATGCCACACACAGACAACATGCGACAGCCGCACAAGCAAACACCACATGACAACAGCGCTGACAAAAACCAGAGCGCTGACAACATGTCCGCCATGACGGCAACAGCGACCACAACAGCGCCAACTGCGCCGATAACTGCATCGGCGGCTACCTCAACGATGGATGACTTTGTGAATCGCTCACACAAAAGTGAATTCTCCATTGAGGAAGCCGAACCGTTGACAATGTCGCCACAAAAATTGCGCGGCGCACCGCATGCAGCACGCGCTAATAGTCCACGCTCTCTGCACACGCCACATGCCGTGAGTGGACGTGCCGTTAAAATGGCTGCCAACCTGGATGTGGTCGACTCGGAGAATAGCGCTTCGACCAATATACAAAACGTATTGGCAGCGCCACTGACGCAGTCCGCTTCCACACGCACCGCTACTGTGAACGCACCAGCTGCATATCAGAGTGGCGCGAACAAACGTAATGGCACGTCCGCGCCCATAAATCACAGCCTGGCAAATACAGCGCGTTCACATATCAACACGCAAATTAGCGGTGCTGATGACATGAGCGTTGCTGTTATGCGCGACACGTCCGCAGCGGTGGCGCACGTTGATGCCGCCAACGCTGATATGGATGAGAAATTGTTGCCCTTCCAAACGGTGATCTATCACAATACCAAGGAAGGACATGGCCCGCAGTCCCGCTCAATATCATACAGTTCGTTGTCACAGAATGTGGAAGATTTGCATGCGTGGCGGCACTCGGGTATTTTGGCCGAAGCGCAGCGCAATGTAAGCGAGAGTTTAAAACCCTTACAACGTGCACAATTGGCGCACAATTCAGAGCCGGCGAAGTTTTATTCGGTGCCATCGAAAATGTACAGCGAACCGTCGAAGTTTTACTCCGAACCAGCTAAAGTATATTCTGAGCCGTCTAAAGTTTATGGCGAGCCCGAGAAGTTTTATTCCGAACCCGCTAAAGTATATGGTCAACCATCTAAGTTTTACTCCGAACCAGCGAAGGTATACTCACAGCCTGCCAAAGTCTATGGTGAACCGGCGAAAACTTATTGGTCGCCAAGCGCCGCTGGTGCTGCCGTAACGGCTTCGCCGTCTACGTCAAGCTCTACAAGCAGCACAACTACAACCTCAACCACGACTACACGCCCTGGGCGTTATATGCCCTCACGCCGACCCGCCATTGTGTCACGCATCGCTTTCGGTGAGGCGCAAACCTCAACAACAGCGCCCCCACAGCTTTCAGATGAACACCCACCAGTCACAATATCGTCAATATCCACTAACCAGCATCAACAGCAACACCACACGCATCACACACGTTTCCACTCGCATGCGCATAGCCATAGTCACAGTCACGGTGCGCATAGTTCGCATAGTGCACATGATTCACATAGTCCGGTGCATGTACTCGCGCATACTCAAGCCAACAGTCAGTCTAACGCCGACACAGCCGCGCAACCTGCTCAATCGCAGTCACTATCACAGTCACATGCGGCACAATCGCAACCACGTCGGGTACTCTTCAACTTGGATAAATTGCCGTATGATTTATTGAATGCGCCGCAATCACCGCAACATCTCTTGGATCCCGACTTCTCGCACAGTCCACCGGCGGCTGTTACCTACTCATCGCCTCGGCAACGCCAATGCTTGGAGTCCGCCTTTTCGGCGTCGTTGTCTCAATCAGCtttgcaacagcagcagcagcagcaacgtcAGTATTCGTCATTGTCGGACCAACATTCTAATCAAAATGCCAAAGGATTGCCTAATCGAG ATCTAGTCAAGTGTGTTTCCAAATACAACCAACCATTAGCCCCATCAACGGCGACAACAGAGCGCAGCTACAATGGCGACGACGACAATAACGACAACGACGACAGCAGCGGCGGCTTGTATACGCCGACCCCAGAGCAAAATTACGAAATTGAAGAGTCCGTAAGTGTTATGACAAACGGACGAGCCCACGGTATACAAGGCAATGCGGCGGTAACTACAACGGCCAGACCATCATTTGCACTGCGCACCACGAAATTCCCCAGTCGCGGTGCGATacaccatcaacaacaacagcaccaacaacaacatcactaCCACGGCAACGCCAACACAAATGCCAATATAGACAACAACTATGATGATAATGTGGCGCAGGTTGGTGGTTTGGATGGCGGCAGCGATGACGATGGCATTGCTGGGGATGGCAGTAAAACCGGCGAGGGCGGCGACGACGACGATGCCAAGGTGGCGTATGTGGTCGAGGGACGCAACTATCGCAAGTATCGCGTGGAGGAGAAGACCGACGACGGTTTCATTGTTGGCGAGTACGGTGTGGTGGACCATAATGATGGTAATTTACGTGGCGTACGTTACACCGCCGATTCGACCATCAATCGCAGTCTGATACAAAAGGCGTTGTTGACATTTCTTAAGCTCAAGTAG